One genomic segment of Brassica napus cultivar Da-Ae unplaced genomic scaffold, Da-Ae ScsIHWf_1257;HRSCAF=1793, whole genome shotgun sequence includes these proteins:
- the LOC125596651 gene encoding uncharacterized protein LOC125596651 isoform X3: MTLRPSFRSRGNPSKAASASRGSDRNQGGSFLISMKEVLDDGGSKPVVETAPTEVVAQDAAPLPEVQVPEADYQAPKGTSEIEPSRHKRPRIDQGGASIRSSSSSSRGGTVGWSFTHSKPGSILDDSWGLAAIMRHLKSVGCPLPALKDLTNRDEYLDIAHCMGQLAGAVNRAQLRFENALCAAPNAGELAEVTEMVKAAKTDLDQARVRISELEAEVTRLGSKADAQQGEIESQKLDIQVKSRRINDLEAARKIAEHQVRELIASSRDSQKNKEAEVKLAVREGKKEVAEAYGKILVCVKEKFARKKDEVDALVYAQELQANADLLKDMLNNKIQSVEEEYNQLVALLPEATTAYEKAQVSDFSVSKLPLPQISESSVEAAIGGDGNVVDEGVPAGAGDPIQEEKED; this comes from the exons ATGACTCTGCGACCGTCATTCCGTTCTAGGGGTAACCCCTCTAAAGCTGCCAGTGCTTCTCGTGGAAGCGACAGGAACCAAGGAGGATCGTTCCTTATCTCAATGAAGGAAGTTTTGGACGACGGAGGATCCAAACCTGTTGTCGAGACTGCTCCAACTGAGGTTGTAGCTCAGGATGCTGCTCCTCTCCCTGAGGTCCAGGTGCCGGAGGCTGACTACCAGGCTCCGAAGGGTACCTCTGAGATCGAGCCGTCGAGACACAAGAGGCCCAGGATCGATCAGGGCGGAGCTTCCATccgttcttcttcctcgtcctctagaGGAGGGACTGTTGGGTGGAGCTTTACCCATTCGAAGCCTGGGTCGATCCTGGATGACTCTTGGGGCCTAGCTGCGATAATGAGGCACCTGAAGAGCGTGGGATGTCCCCTTCCAGCGCTCAAGGACCTGACTAACCGAGATGAGTATCTCGATATTGCCCACTGTATGGGTCAG TTGGCTGGGGCTGTTAACAGGGCCCAGCTCAGGTTTGAGAATGCTCTGTGTGCTGCCCCCAATGCTGGTGAACTTGCTGAGGTTACCGAGATGGTTAAGGCAGCCAAAACCGATCTTGACCAAGCCCGGGTTCGAATTTCTGAACTCGAAGCCGAAGTGACGAGGCTAGGCTCGAAGGCCGATGCTCAGCAAGGAGAGATCGAGAGTCAAAAGCTCGATATCCAGGTGAAGAGCAGGAGGATCAATGATTTAGAGGCTGCTCGAAAGATAGCTGAGCATCAAGTACGTGAGCTCATTGCCTCATCCCGGGATAGCCAGAAGAACAAGGAAGCTGAAGTCAAGCTGGCTGTCAGGGAAGGGAAGAAAGAAGTCGCCGAAGCTTACGGCAAGATCCTGGTCTGTGTTAAGGAGAAGTTTGCTAGGAAGAAAGATGAGGTCGACGCTTTGGTGTACGCTCAGGAGCTCCAAGCTAATGCCGACCTCTTGAAGGATATGCTGAACAACAAGATCCAAAGCGTTGAAGAGGAGTACAACCAATTGGTGGCCTTATTACCAGAAGCGACAACTGCGTATGAGAAGGCTCAAGTCTCTGACTTCTCGGTCAGCAAGCTTCCTCTTCCCCAGATCTCGGAGAGTTCAG TCGAGGCAGCAATAGGAGGTGACGGCAATGTGGTCGATGAGGGAGTTCCTGCCGGTGCTGGTGATCCGATTcaggaagagaaggaagattga
- the LOC125596651 gene encoding uncharacterized protein LOC125596651 isoform X2 — protein MTLRPSFRSRGNPSKAASASRGSDRNQGGSFLISMKEVLDDGGSKPVVETAPTEVVAQDAAPLPEVQVPEADYQAPKGTSEIEPSRHKRPRIDQGGASIRSSSSSSRGGTVGWSFTHSKPGSILDDSWGLAAIMRHLKSVGCPLPALKDLTNRDEYLDIAHCMGQLAGAVNRAQLRFENALCAAPNAGELAEVTEMVKAAKTDLDQARVRISELEAEVTRLGSKADAQQGEIESQKLDIQVKSRRINDLEAARKIAEHQVRELIASSRDSQKNKEAEVKLAVREGKKEVAEAYGKILVCVKEKFARKKDEVDALVYAQELQANADLLKDMLNNKIQSVEEEYNQLVALLPEATTAYEKAQVSDFSVSKLPLPQISESSAPVEAAIGGDGNVVDEGVPAGAGDPIQEEKED, from the exons ATGACTCTGCGACCGTCATTCCGTTCTAGGGGTAACCCCTCTAAAGCTGCCAGTGCTTCTCGTGGAAGCGACAGGAACCAAGGAGGATCGTTCCTTATCTCAATGAAGGAAGTTTTGGACGACGGAGGATCCAAACCTGTTGTCGAGACTGCTCCAACTGAGGTTGTAGCTCAGGATGCTGCTCCTCTCCCTGAGGTCCAGGTGCCGGAGGCTGACTACCAGGCTCCGAAGGGTACCTCTGAGATCGAGCCGTCGAGACACAAGAGGCCCAGGATCGATCAGGGCGGAGCTTCCATccgttcttcttcctcgtcctctagaGGAGGGACTGTTGGGTGGAGCTTTACCCATTCGAAGCCTGGGTCGATCCTGGATGACTCTTGGGGCCTAGCTGCGATAATGAGGCACCTGAAGAGCGTGGGATGTCCCCTTCCAGCGCTCAAGGACCTGACTAACCGAGATGAGTATCTCGATATTGCCCACTGTATGGGTCAG TTGGCTGGGGCTGTTAACAGGGCCCAGCTCAGGTTTGAGAATGCTCTGTGTGCTGCCCCCAATGCTGGTGAACTTGCTGAGGTTACCGAGATGGTTAAGGCAGCCAAAACCGATCTTGACCAAGCCCGGGTTCGAATTTCTGAACTCGAAGCCGAAGTGACGAGGCTAGGCTCGAAGGCCGATGCTCAGCAAGGAGAGATCGAGAGTCAAAAGCTCGATATCCAGGTGAAGAGCAGGAGGATCAATGATTTAGAGGCTGCTCGAAAGATAGCTGAGCATCAAGTACGTGAGCTCATTGCCTCATCCCGGGATAGCCAGAAGAACAAGGAAGCTGAAGTCAAGCTGGCTGTCAGGGAAGGGAAGAAAGAAGTCGCCGAAGCTTACGGCAAGATCCTGGTCTGTGTTAAGGAGAAGTTTGCTAGGAAGAAAGATGAGGTCGACGCTTTGGTGTACGCTCAGGAGCTCCAAGCTAATGCCGACCTCTTGAAGGATATGCTGAACAACAAGATCCAAAGCGTTGAAGAGGAGTACAACCAATTGGTGGCCTTATTACCAGAAGCGACAACTGCGTATGAGAAGGCTCAAGTCTCTGACTTCTCGGTCAGCAAGCTTCCTCTTCCCCAGATCTCGGAGAGTTCAG CTCCAGTCGAGGCAGCAATAGGAGGTGACGGCAATGTGGTCGATGAGGGAGTTCCTGCCGGTGCTGGTGATCCGATTcaggaagagaaggaagattga
- the LOC125596651 gene encoding uncharacterized protein LOC125596651 isoform X1 produces MTLRPSFRSRGNPSKAASASRGSDRNQGGSFLISMKEVLDDGGSKPVVETAPTEVVAQDAAPLPEVQVPEADYQAPKGTSEIEPSRHKRPRIDQGGASIRSSSSSSRGGTVGWSFTHSKPGSILDDSWGLAAIMRHLKSVGCPLPALKDLTNRDEYLDIAHCMGQLAGAVNRAQLRFENALCAAPNAGELAEVTEMVKAAKTDLDQARVRISELEAEVTRLGSKADAQQGEIESQKLDIQVKSRRINDLEAARKIAEHQVRELIASSRDSQKNKEAEVKLAVREGKKEVAEAYGKILVCVKEKFARKKDEVDALVYAQELQANADLLKDMLNNKIQSVEEEYNQLVALLPEATTAYEKAQVSDFSVSKLPLPQISESSGTFEINMFNPSFSGEYGSNLGLMAPDLAPVEAAIGGDGNVVDEGVPAGAGDPIQEEKED; encoded by the exons ATGACTCTGCGACCGTCATTCCGTTCTAGGGGTAACCCCTCTAAAGCTGCCAGTGCTTCTCGTGGAAGCGACAGGAACCAAGGAGGATCGTTCCTTATCTCAATGAAGGAAGTTTTGGACGACGGAGGATCCAAACCTGTTGTCGAGACTGCTCCAACTGAGGTTGTAGCTCAGGATGCTGCTCCTCTCCCTGAGGTCCAGGTGCCGGAGGCTGACTACCAGGCTCCGAAGGGTACCTCTGAGATCGAGCCGTCGAGACACAAGAGGCCCAGGATCGATCAGGGCGGAGCTTCCATccgttcttcttcctcgtcctctagaGGAGGGACTGTTGGGTGGAGCTTTACCCATTCGAAGCCTGGGTCGATCCTGGATGACTCTTGGGGCCTAGCTGCGATAATGAGGCACCTGAAGAGCGTGGGATGTCCCCTTCCAGCGCTCAAGGACCTGACTAACCGAGATGAGTATCTCGATATTGCCCACTGTATGGGTCAG TTGGCTGGGGCTGTTAACAGGGCCCAGCTCAGGTTTGAGAATGCTCTGTGTGCTGCCCCCAATGCTGGTGAACTTGCTGAGGTTACCGAGATGGTTAAGGCAGCCAAAACCGATCTTGACCAAGCCCGGGTTCGAATTTCTGAACTCGAAGCCGAAGTGACGAGGCTAGGCTCGAAGGCCGATGCTCAGCAAGGAGAGATCGAGAGTCAAAAGCTCGATATCCAGGTGAAGAGCAGGAGGATCAATGATTTAGAGGCTGCTCGAAAGATAGCTGAGCATCAAGTACGTGAGCTCATTGCCTCATCCCGGGATAGCCAGAAGAACAAGGAAGCTGAAGTCAAGCTGGCTGTCAGGGAAGGGAAGAAAGAAGTCGCCGAAGCTTACGGCAAGATCCTGGTCTGTGTTAAGGAGAAGTTTGCTAGGAAGAAAGATGAGGTCGACGCTTTGGTGTACGCTCAGGAGCTCCAAGCTAATGCCGACCTCTTGAAGGATATGCTGAACAACAAGATCCAAAGCGTTGAAGAGGAGTACAACCAATTGGTGGCCTTATTACCAGAAGCGACAACTGCGTATGAGAAGGCTCAAGTCTCTGACTTCTCGGTCAGCAAGCTTCCTCTTCCCCAGATCTCGGAGAGTTCAGGTACTTTCGAGATtaacatgtttaatccatccTTTTCTGGGGAGTATGGCTCTAATTTGGGTTTGATGGCTCCTGACTTAGCTCCAGTCGAGGCAGCAATAGGAGGTGACGGCAATGTGGTCGATGAGGGAGTTCCTGCCGGTGCTGGTGATCCGATTcaggaagagaaggaagattga